From the genome of Anopheles moucheti chromosome 3, idAnoMoucSN_F20_07, whole genome shotgun sequence, one region includes:
- the LOC128301877 gene encoding U8-agatoxin-Ao1a-like, producing the protein MNKCTVGRLLICLLIAFIAGAHGASNYLYESDERYPVPSNLLEDDVEDSDRASLTDDGLLENYLQGGASKRSSLIQVYRRGCIPRGGNCDHRSNDCCHNSSCRCNLWGSNCRCQRMGLFQKWG; encoded by the exons ATGAATAAGTGTACGGTGGGAAGACTGTTGATCTGCTTGCTGATTGCGTTCATTGCGGGAGCGCACGGTGCCAGCAACTATCTGTACGAGTCTGACGAGCGGTACCCGGTACCGTCCAACCTGCTCGAAG ATGACGTCGAGGACAGTGATCGGGCGAGTCTTACGGATGACGGGCTGTTAGAAAACTACCTACAAGGTGGAGCCTCAAA ACGATCATCCCTGATCCAGGTCTACCGAAGGGGATGCATACCACGGGGTGGCAACTGTGACCATCGGTCTAACGACTGCTGCCACAACAGCTCTTGTCGATGCAATCTGTGGGGATCGAACTGTCGCTGTCAACGCATGGGTCTGTTCCAGAAATGGGGATGA
- the LOC128304566 gene encoding protein dimmed-like, producing the protein MEHYTLGIDRISSYSAIDATGGATYLSHYPTPDTSLCRSSYSASSPGTSPSVSGPDLSHTNFGLSFADVMFDGESFVQIDSSDLQIFGTAGSHNASEPTDCSSHNLSSTLYTTDVPSGGKGFNTCAPLISTPVSCNTNTRRLCKARKSITAFGGKDRRKDCTPPSPTVLKKRRLAANARERKRMNSLNVAFDRLREIVPSLGPDHKLSKFETLQMAQTYINALSDLLERGADATTYSLFDSLDSRGSNDTNNNSSSDTGHLADNASEILLPDDESLDDGFLDIGYA; encoded by the coding sequence ATGGAGCACTACACGCTCGGTATAGACAGGATAAGCTCGTACAGCGCGATTGATGCGACCGGTGGTGCTACGTATCTGTCTCACTACCCAACACCTGATACCTCGCTATGTCGAAGTAGCTACAGTGCATCGTCTCCCGGGACGAGCCCGTCGGTGTCGGGACCGGATCTAAGCCACACCAACTTCGGACTGTCCTTTGCCGATGTGATGTTCGACGGGGAATCGTTCGTCCAGATAGACTCGTCGGATCTACAAATCTTCGGTACCGCTGGATCTCACAACGCCTCCGAACCCACGGATTGCTCCAGCCACAATCTATCCAGCACCCTCTACACCACGGATGTGCCAAGCGGTGGAAAAGGGTTCAACACTTGCGCCCCGCTAATATCTACCCCTGTCAGTTGCAATACCAACACGCGCCGTCTGTGCAAGGCGCGCAAATCAATCACCGCATTCGGGGGCAAAGATCGCAGGAAGGATTGTACACCGCCGAGTCCGACGGTGCTGAAAAAACGACGCCTGGCAGCGAATGCACGGGAACGGAAGCGCATGAACAGTCTCAATGTGGCGTTCGATCGGTTGCGAGAAATCGTACCCTCGCTCGGACCAGACCACAAGCTGTCCAAGTTTGAAACGCTGCAAATGGCCCAAACGTACATCAACGCGTTGAGTGATCTGCTGGAACGGGGAGCGGATGCCACCACCTACAGCCTGTTCGATAGTCTCGACTCTAGGGGGTCTAATGATACGAAcaataacagcagcagcgataCTGGACATCTGGCTGATAATGCGAGCGAGATATTGTTGCCGGATGACGAATCGCTCGATGATGGGTTTTTGGACATCGGATATGCGTAA
- the LOC128301666 gene encoding meiosis regulator and mRNA stability factor 1, translating into MNNSITNTYYDMRSFPDLVANLAAENTKMYNTRQSYNGQGGYNMKFYNYYQQSAPYVPQMYGNCFPKQRYTPYPNRNCGGVSVGPSNYNVTTNHSNLPQPLLTPQQNHHQQQQQQQSYSSLSVQSASNSFCQAPINKSLNSSLNSSSYSDSGKNSTFYSSNQSGCSSPHQSNYSTDSGSMASSGAINTSGGLGTCSSSSSSSVSPIPQAQQPPPVQPLASVLLGSTVDPPDQEMVVLQISNLDSSIEEHKMHQFLMCQLKPITPVISLTIESPSLAKVKVPTAQCAKQVVANLHRKKIGHKRMVVSYIKDPSSAESSALRCQVAGLLKDVPFCSLPINRFRELFQSRFKSSISVLDLYRMQDVCVITLDKNEEKHISLQPALIDTLKNSSLVETSQHSVPYCMHHFKQEKEKGWAEQEIEPLPNVMMTINQLQLLVYSLLKSHKNDIPVASVLYCIEHELQMKIVPNDNGVPLEHLLCCIRGVQIANNSFGIKVLSWMDHEQNSTKDNDDVWSVNLRYMPKSPSNEFLQQISREVVELIKMSPKSTMKFTRFIPAYHNHFGKQCRVADYGYTRLIELFEALSPVVQVMGDGENRHITLTHRTQIRRFTSDLLKILRNRANKSILLSQLPMVFTHAQNRPFDVSDYGVCNLYDIVDGLVYSNSITTKVQNDNDVLISIVKRKQTVTELEKTSVFAGEVVELFRKAPQFSILFKKFVRSYHYHFGYQCRLSDYGLLKLSDLLEAISGIVEMEQTNDEDRKIYLNYQVALRIFAEQVQDIITAGTGKPCTVVRLSAILSIHKNQYGYQLQPSCLGFSNMYDAMKALPYTEVFEAGGEYMVVSHLEDSTFRMHTYAACMVLMEFRKDRVTLSELMRSYQLRFKEFLSEKNISNMNHALTIEMDKGLQTVTLTALMKFVMRMVQVVKQRTSISVYDLKLALNVSLGTCFEFGYPNLVAVLNAFSDVFVAANATYINDKSDIELNRDCILSKGFNAAEDGLSLKHTSQGNVMSNIKHVSNDVRYSSAPAASGGCYPKDTAPFRNTVNVQYQQQRHSLGNDYATPLFKALQQPYGPQPLQASNPCYGNTNTQNILMPNNYGNRNSVNSSTLPPMPYGASNGYQKSNMNLQMDKENMKPVQNSYGSHDVVGTNYNKFSSSIAQDQASNSFQLNCGPKLSDCKGLWDQAAVQSTSQPLLSNRNIPNQQSNCWKKKGENLTEMLNSRSSIMDVVSAYWEPPKPDTPTDMNLPFWLDPIWNDTLQNLDSISLCSDPGKLLNIPIPELKTINNLPPLNTPLEFLSEQLSIFSFDQDK; encoded by the exons ATGAATAATAGCATCACCAACACGTACTACGACATGCGGTCCTTCCCGGATCTGGTCGCAAACTTGGCTGCGGAAAATACTAAGATGTACAACACCAGGCAGTCCTACAACGGGCAGGGTGGATATAAtatgaagttttacaattACTACCAG CAATCTGCCCCGTATGTGCCGCAAATGTATGGCAATTGTTTTCCGAAGCAACGTTACACTCCGTACCCAAATCGTAACTGTGGAGGTGTTAGCGTTGGTCCTAGCAACTACAATGTAACAACGAATCATAGTAACCTGCCGCAGCCGCTGCTGACACCACAGcaaaatcatcatcagcagcaacagcagcagcagtcgtATTCATCGTTGTCCGTTCAGTCAGCCAGTAACAGCTTCTGTCAGGCGCCAATTAATAAATCGCTCAACTCTTCGCTGAATAGCAGCAGCTATTCCGATTCGGGTAAGAATTCAACGTTCTACAGCAGCAATCAGAGTGGCTGTAGTAGTCCGCACCAGAGCAATTACTCTACCGACAGTGGAAGCATGGCCAGTAGCGGTGCGATAAACACCAGCGGCGGTCTGGGAACCTGTTCCAGTTCGTCGAGCTCGTCGGTGTCACCGATACCGCAGGCTCAGCAGCCACCACCGGTACAGCCACTGGCTTCAGTTTTGCTCGGCTCGACAGTGGATCCGCCCGATCAGGAGATGGTAGTGCTTCAAATCAGCAATTTGGATTCGTCCATCGAGGAGCATAAAATGCACCAATTTTTAATGTGTCAGCTCAAACCCATTACGCCCGTTATTTCTCTGACGATTGAAAGTCCTTCGCTGGCGAAGGTAAAGGTACCCACGGCACAG TGTGCGAAGCAAGTGGTGGCCAATCTGCATCGCAAAAAGATCGGTCACAAGCGTATGGTTGTTTCGTATATTAAGGATCCTTCGTCTGCCGAATCGTCGGCCTTGCGTTGTCAGGTGGCTGGTTTACTAAAGGACGTGCCCTTCTGCAGCCTGCCCATTAATCGTTTCCGTGAGCTGTTTCAGTCGCGCTTCAAATCATCGATCAGTGTGCTGGATCTGTATCGTATGCaggatgtgtgtgtgataaCGCTAGACAAGAACGAAGAGAAGCACATCTCGCTGCAGCCGGCTTTGATCGATACACTGAAGAACAGTTCGCTCGTGGAGACGTCGCAGCATAGCGTACCGTACTGTATGCATCACTTTAAGCAGGAGAAGGAAAAGGGTTGGGCAGAGCAGGAGATCGAACCGTTGCCAAACGTTATGATGACCATTAACCAGTTACAGTTGCTCGTGTATTCGCTGCTAAAGTCGCACAAGAACGACATTCCCGTTGCAAGCGTTCTATATTGCATCGAGCACGAGTTGCAGATGAAGATAGTCCCGAACGATAACGGTGTGCCGCTGGAACACTTGTTGTGTTGCATCCGAGGTGTGCAAATTGCGAACAATAGTTTCGGAATAAAAGTACTCTCCTGGATGGATCACGAGCAAAACTCCACCAAGGATAATGATG ATGTTTGGTCCGTCAATCTCCGCTACATGCCCAAGAGTCCGTCGAACGAGTTTCTGCAGCAGATTTCGCGTGAGGTAGTCGAACTGATCAAGATGTCGCCTAAATCGACGATGAAGTTTACCCGGTTCATTCCCGCCTATCATAACCATTTTGGGAAACAGTGCCGGGTAGCGGACTATGGATACACGCGGCTAATCGAGCTGTTTGAAGCGCTGTCGCCGGTGGTGCAAGTGATGGGTGATGGCGAAAACCGCCATATCACACTGACGCATCGAACTCAGATACGTCGTTTTACGAGCGATCTTCTCAAGATTCTACGTAACCGGGCGAATAAATCGATACTACTGTCGCAGCTGCCGATGGTATTTACGCATGCTCAAAACCGACCCTTCGATGTTTCCGATTACGGTGTGTGCAATCTGTACGACATTGTGGATGGGCTTGTGTACAGCAACTCCATCACGACGAAGGTGCAGAATGATAACGATGTGTTAATCTCGATCGTCAAGCGCAAACAAACTGTAACCGAGCTGGAAAAGACGAGCGTGTTTGCAGGCGAAGTAGTGGAGTTGTTTCGTAAGGCACCGCAGTTTTCTATACTGTTCAAGAAGTTTGTCCGCTCGTATCATTACCACTTCGGTTACCAGTGCCGTCTGAGTGATTATGGACTGCTAAAGTTGTCGGATCTGTTGGAAGCAATAAGCGGTATTGTGGAG ATGGAACAAACCAACGATGAGGATCGCAAGATCTATCTCAACTACCAGGTAGCACTTCGCATCTTTGCGGAGCAGGTGCAGGATATCATTACAGCTGGCACAGGAAAACCGTGCACTGTGGTGCGCCTGAGTGCTATTCTGAGCATCCACAAAAATCAGTACGGTTACCAGCTGCAGCCAAGCTGTCTGGGTTTCAGCAACATGTATGACGCAATGAAGGCTCTACCGTATACGGAAGTATTTGAAGCTGGAGGCGAGTACATGGTAGTCTCTCATTTGGAAGATTCGACCTTCCGCATGCACACGTACGCTGCCTGCATGGTGCTGATGGAGTTCCGTAAAGATCGCGTTACCCTGTCAGAGCTTATGCGTAGCTATCAGTTACGCTTTAAGGAGTTCTTAAGCGAAAAGAACATTAGCAATATGAACCATGCGTTGACG ATCGAAATGGATAAGGGTTTACAAACGGTGACATTGACGGCGTTGATGAAGTTTGTCATGCGAATGGTACAAGTGGTCAAACAGCGCACGTCGATCAGTGTATATGACCTAAAACTGGCATTGAATGTATCTTTGGGAACGTGCTTCGAATTTG GATATCCCAATCTGGTTGCAGTGTTGAATGCATTTTCGGATGTATTCGTGGCAGCCAATGCTACTTACATTAATGATAAAAGTGACATCGAACTTAATCGTGACTGTATTT TATCTAAGGGTTTTAATGCTGCGGAAGATGGGCTATCTCTTAAGCATACATCCCAGGGAAATGTGATGTCCAATATTAAACATGTATCGAACGATGTCCGCTATTCATCTGCCCCAGCAGCTTCAGGAGGATGTTATCCTAAAGATACTGCACCATTCCGTAATACGGTCAATGTTCAGTATCAGCAACAACGCCATTCCCTAGGAAACGATTACGCTACACCGCTGTTTAAAGCTCTGCAGCAACCGTATGGTCCTCAACCGTTGCAAGCTTCAAATCCTTGCTACGGCAACACTAACACCCAGAACATATTGATGCCTAATAATTACGGGAACCGAAACTCTGTGAACTCTTCGACGCTTCCCCCAATGCCATATGGAGCTTCGAATGGGTATCAAAAAAGTAACATGAATCTTCAAATGGACAAGGAAAATATGAAACCAGTGCAAAATAGTTACGGTAGCCACGACGTTGTGGGCACCAACTACAACAAGTTTTCTTCTAGCATTGCACAAGATCAAGCATCAAATAGTTTCCAGTTGAATTGTGGGCCTAAACTGTCTGATTGTAAAGGGTTGTGGGATCAGGCAGCGGTGCAATCAACAAGTCAACCGTTGCTATCGAACAGAAATATTCCAAACCAGCAGTCGAACTGCTGGAAGAAAAAGGGCGAAAATTTAACGGAAATGCTTAACTCTCGCAGTTCCATTATGGATGTGGTTTCTGCCTACTGGGAACCACCAAAACCGGATACACCGACCGACATG AATCTTCCGTTCTGGTTGGATCCCATCTGGAACGATACTTTGC